A window of the Lactuca sativa cultivar Salinas chromosome 7, Lsat_Salinas_v11, whole genome shotgun sequence genome harbors these coding sequences:
- the LOC111880808 gene encoding outer envelope membrane protein 7 — MGALTASLIAIVGLALSWITIEIACKPCLDQGREAIDRTLNPDYDPDDDDPRLPLNPNPTPSDQTDSSSTIVKTV, encoded by the coding sequence ATGGGGGCATTGACGGCATCACTGATAGCCATAGTAGGTTTGGCATTAAGCTGGATCACCATCGAAATCGCCTGCAAACCTTGCCTCGATCAAGGCCGTGAAGCCATTGATCGTACTCTCAATCCTGATTATGATCCCGACGACGACGATCCTCGCCTACCTCTAAATCCAAACCCTACTCCTTCAGATCAAACCGATTCCAGTTCCACAATCGTCAAGACTGTCTGA